The following DNA comes from Solanum stenotomum isolate F172 chromosome 11, ASM1918654v1, whole genome shotgun sequence.
tataatataccctattgtattgttttaatgaatacaatgtTTAGATAGATTGTATCATTCTACtcgttacataatgtcacacattccataatttgaataataaacctACAAGAAAAGTAGGGTAAATGTAGAAATACTATGAAAATGTAGGATAAAAGATGAAAgttgattattaaataataaataaagacaaaacgGCAAGAAAATTGTAAGGTAACGAAGCGATCACGCATCAAATTGGTTGTTACCTAAAATAAGTCTTTTTTGTTGTCACCTAACGATGGATTTAACCGATACAATACAACTTTTAGAAAAGGGTTATATTTATCCTTAGTCATACCTTTTTTGATACCTTGCCATCCAACTTTGAGTTCATATTTCCCCTTGAACAGTTAAGTATTATATCACACACTTTTCTTATGCAGATGATTACATTGCTACTACgtagatatatttttattataattaaaagtttactttttatttaatattttatccgACCCACTTAAATAAAGCCCTATCCATCCCATTTGAAAACCCGTTAACCTTAACTCCAGTACCTATATCGTACCAACCTAGTTTGATAATAGATTCTTCTCAAAAGTCCTGAGGCCCGAACCAACTAAAATACAAGCAAAATTAACAGAGAAACCATCCTTTGCAAACTCCATGTCTTGCTTAAGTAGAGGGGCAGGTTTTTAGTAGCTAGCTCCTCTGAATCTATTATCAAATTGGGTGGGTACTGTATAGGTAGTGGAGTTAGGGTTAACGGGTTTTTCAAACTGGGTGGGTCGGGTTTTATTTAAGTGATcggataaaatattaaacagGAGGTAgactttttaattataataaaaatatcttcaGGTAGGAGTTGTGTAAGCGCCACGTAGGATAAAAAATGAAATctgattattaaataataaacaaagacaAAACGACAAGAAAATTGTAAGGTAACGAAGCGATCACACATCAAATTGGTTGTTACCTAAAATAAGTCTTTTTTGTTGTCACCTAACAATGGATTTAATCGATACGATACAACTTTTAGAAAAGGGTTATATTTATCCTTAGTCATACTTTTTTTGATACCTTGCCATCCAACTTTGGGTCCATATTTCCCCTTGAACAGTTAAGTATTATATCACCACTTTTCTTATGCTGATGATTACATTGCTACTATgtggatatatttttattataattaaaagtttactttttatttaatattttatccgACCCACTTAAATAAAGCCCTATCCATCTTATTTGAAAACCCGTTAACCCTAACTCCAGTACCTATATCGTACCAACCTAGTTTGATAATAGATTCTTTTCAAAAGTCTCGAGGCCCGAACCAACTAAAATACAAGCAAAATTAACAGAGAAACTATCCTTTGCAAACTCCATGTCTTGCTTAAGTAGAGGAGCAGGTTTTTAGTAGCTAGCTCCTCTGAATCTATTATCAAATTGGGTGGGTACTGTATAGGTAGTGGAGTTAGGGTTAACGGGTTTTTCAAACTGGGTGGGTCGGGTTTTATTGAAGTGATcggataaaatattaaataggagGTAgactttttaattataataaaaatatattcatgtaGGAGTTGTGTAAGCGCCACGTAGGATAATAAAAGTGGTGACATAATACTTAAGTGGTCCAAGGGGAAATATGGATCCAAAGTTGGATGACAAGCACAAATATATCAAGCAAATATGACTAAGAATAAATATAACACTTTTCTAAGGGGCCGTTTGGTTAATGGATAAGGATTGAGTTATTCAGGTATAAAATGTTGCATAAGCTTTACCATGTTTGGTAGCAATTTTttgtcaaatgtataaaattcaACACACATAATACTATGTTTGGTTAGAAAATTAGAAAGccacataactaatacatgtttAAATTATGAGTcaatctatgtattattttatgcagggTAAAAGATGGAATAAGTTATACCTGAATAACTAATAcctgaataaaaatataaattgacaATTTTGCCCTTCACTCTCAATCAAATATACAACACttctttttagaaaaacatTTAGATCCACTCTCCATATATCTAGATCTAGAATGACTCTTCATCTTCCAGGCCAATAGATTGAAAAACTTTCAATCTGACGTTCTTTCTTTGAGGTTAGAAGTTCTGAAACTCAAAATTTGGCtgatcttgttttattttcttcttctNattaatttttaatataacaaaccaacatccaaaaaaattattaaactctGCATAACTAAACTCTGCATAATTAAActctgcataactaatacctgcataactaatacatgcataactaatacctgcattactaatacctgcattactaatacctgcataactaatacctgcattactaatacctgcataactctaaccagcAACCAAACGGCCCCTAAGTGTACAAGGACAAATATAACCATTTTTCGAAATAACAAATTAAGTATAATGTAAGATGTGATTTCcagacatttaaaaaaaataaattacattgcaattattcttttcaatttttacaaaatttacaAATTCGCAATACAGTAAAATCTTTATAAATTAATactcgataaattaataatctctctaaaataatattttccttcgGTCCAGATTTGGGCCAATGAAAAAAGCACcaatttcgataagataatatatttccagaagacccctatataaatatatggacccattaatatcataaattaataattctttacaggtacaaatatatctaagacaatttagtgaaatatgattctattgtgttctgttttttcttaaaatttaaatctagttgaagctcatctctaacttttcttattgcatccaagaGCTTCGGTGTTGTCTTTTCGAAttgcaccataaaattgtgaagagttctagatgCGATAAGTTCTTCCTTATGCGTAATTGGTTCCAAAGGTATattatcatcttcaacttcatcatcaacattgcTTTTTCCGATggtatccacaatttcttctaagcTCTGGACCTCTAAACATGTATCACATTCACCCGGATAATCCAACAGGTTATTGACATCCATTTTATTGTGGTAACCGaatcatgacctcaagttcatgaatggtgttttcacaagtgggttcattcaaattctctgaGATTACATTACTCGGGGTAATTTTACAGTGTCAAAAACAATTTGTTATTGTCTCTTGCTGAGCATTTGTTGTCCAAGCAAGGATTGCAAAATTGATAGCATCCAAAacattaatttttgttgaatcaATTTGCCCCACTTCATAGCCTTCTAATATCCTATGATAAAATTTGTTACGATAATACATCTTGAAAACTCATtgtcaagaaattcaagaattcaattcattgtaaaataatacataatgttcattgtttcataataatcaattattattcattgtatttttattaaaaacattCTATGTATAAtggtgagaaaaaaaaactatataagcAACATAGGAAATTTCTTTAAACCATATCCAAAAATAGCTTCAATATTTAATATTGTGGGCTAgacaattatttaatatttttgtgaaatcaatgaatatgatacataaattagtaagatacaatgattttgatgtattcgttgtactttatgtataatatattttttttaatgtaaaatcaataaatatgatacataaattagcaATAATACTTTAGTTATGTTGAATTAAATGTAACATACACACTATATAGATTATATAAACAACTTATAttgctaaataataaaattcatcggtaatttaattttcttttgtgtagtaatatatatatatatatgaataatagCAAATATTTATAATCAAACTTTAAGTAATTCGAGATTGAAACGTGGTGATTAAAATTACCTTTagtgtttatttttttagagttgAAGTGTTTGATTaagtttttagaaaaaataagtgtttttgaatagtaataaatattatttttcagaaGCTAAAAAATTATTGTCTAATACTTCTAaagaaaacttttcaaattgatTAACCAAACCTAAAtcgttatttaaaaaaatactttttgattAAAAGCATTtttcacaataaattaatttttaaagttggaTTCTTCTCCATTATCTAGTGCCATCAACCACTGTTGTATCAGTCATAAAATTTTAGAAAGTCCAAAATAAATTAGGGGAATCACAAGAAATTTTTATACAACTAGGCCTAGATCCATCGATGAATATTGAACAAAATAAGTTTCACTAAAATTAGTTACTTTTCAATCGAGAATAGTAAcagtaaaattttaattgtgtAATTTATAGGTCACAAATTTAAGTTCTGAAAACAGTCAATAATACTTGCATTAAAGTAGAATATACATGTCTACAACCCTTTCTCAAATCTTGCTAATATAAAATGCTTTGTATATCGAATTGTAACCCAAATTACAACTTTTATTGCATGATTTCCttactttataatttttatgttggAGTAAGTTTAAACTTACAAGGTACAATTCAAGGTATGATTTAGAAAGGGAAATTCTAACCATACACTAACCTACGATAAGGATATAAGCTTAccaagatatttatttttttgtttcgtAATAAGTAGAAGTGTCGTAATAagtagatatatatattgttcAGACTCGACTCTTTTaaattttctcaataataattgaCCTTCACTTATACTTTCAtggaaacaataaataatctaGGTCCCTCATGTGAAAACCTTGATGGAAAGTGTAACGGGCCAACGTGCTAGGACTTATAACTTAATGTTATGGACGAGAATTTTTTTCGCACTAATGTGAATTCGATCTCCCTTCTTCTCCTCTTTCAGTTCTTTTCGGGtaatatatagattatttttttaaaaggaaagtGGAACGGACTCTTAtgatgatttttaaatatattttttttatccttaatcAGAAATCACAATAACTAAATGAATGACACGAGAGATTTTGTAACTTCACTCCGTCAATGAATGAAATTGCAACAATTGGACAAAATGAATCACACTCTAACTTGGTTTACCTTAAATTTTCTAtacaattcataaatcaaatattctaaatattttaaaaggtttaattattttatttttattttaatcatatagTATTGATACACGAATCTAAAAACAGCTAAATAATCGGCgcaatttttttattggtatCTGATCTCAAGTTGTTTTCTAAGAAGCTGTCAATTCTCTGTCTTAAAATTTGGTtggaaattattttaatattgtacaattttttatttaatgtttaaaattaatccaaaatgagaaaaacatTATGACTTTTTGTGACGGTGACAACGTTACTTGTAGatttaatcataaaataaatgaacaactTGGACTTTTAGCTATCCAACCTGGATCATTTGGAGTAAATCACAATTTATTAGAGGCAAACCTATAGTGTAACCTCGAGAAATCGATCTGTGACCCGCTCTTTGAATTAAATGTTGAGCAATGTTGTTTCACATTGATGATCGtaataagtttttttctttaataaccgaaaaatccgtctgtgacctgCCCTTTGGACTAATTACAgtcttctaaactcggtggataatgggccctcCCCTCTACCcttttccacttaaataccgggcttcgctttgcatgatgtggggcttgaacctgctaCCTAAGCCATAAATCCTCCACCTTTCGCCACTCAAGCTAGGCCTGGGGCATCgtaatagttattttttttcaatttattttataattaaagcTGAAGTTTTTGTTGTATGTGTCGACAAATGTTTGAATAGGCATTTCGATCTTAAAAGGATATCCTTCTCAAGATATATGCGGAAGGAAGAAGTGACATTTGAAAGTGTTCTTTCATAGATTCTCATACTTACAAATTCGAATATTAACACAAATAATGACTTTATTTGCTAGGATATCAGCATATTAGGCAACTCTAAAATTTATGAGTTCAcgtaaatttaatatttttaatattttaattttaattttaaatttaaataatattgtatattaGCTTGAGACTGTTACCGTCGATAGTTTATTATATTCTATTTCTTTTTGCCACGTTAATTAATTTAGAATCTCACGTAATCTTTATTTTTGTCTCTATTTTATAGGAGGTAGATTTGTCTTTTGTCCATAAGATACAGTGTCTTTTTCTTTAACCATAAGATATACTcctatcataatttaaaatttattaatatactAATTAACAATGTAATTAAAGTCAACAATTTACGTGAATTTAAAGAgagaataaatgaaaaaaagaaaacatttttgtCTGATCTCAAATGGTCCCGTTGTGTTGATTAAATTCAACGGAAATAAATGAATTCTCACCAACGGTCTgagaaattatttaatattactCATAACTAGCTTTGTAAATAATGGTATACAAAcctataattttgttatttattattgataGAGAAGACGTTATATTTTAGCTTTTATAatattgtcaatttttttgggaatttCTCGTGTTgcatctattattttaaaatggtatCTCATAGATATACGAAGTAAAgtcatatataataaatttttgtgGTCTGATTAGTTTTTGAACCTTGCTTATAATAAATGGTTAGTGCACCAagcttttattttaaattcaacACGTATAACTATGATGAAAGAAAGTTATAACAATCAAGAATGTATCATCaattttttaagataattaagttaatgtgattattaaataaattatatgttgtATGGGGTAGAGCGTTGTGCAGACATCTAGAAgataaaatagcaaaaatatatgaaaatgttgagatggatgtgtgaaCATAGTAGGAGATATTCACGACAATGAGGGAGTGGGCGCAACATGATGTACAAAATCGATATAAGGCTTAGATAGTTTAGTTCTGTGGAGAGAAGACACACCGATTCAGTAAAGTGGTGTGAGAGGTTGACTATATATATGGTGAATTTGAGGAGAGATAGAGAAAGATCGAAGAAGTATTGGAGATAGATAATTAGGTAGGATATGTTACACCTACAACTTCACTAAGGACATGACTCTAAATTGAAAGATATTGAGAACATGAATCAGGGTAGAAAATTGTAGTAAGTAGTCGATCGTTGTCTAGTTTATCGTAtcaatattattactattactgaTTTCATACtatcttatttttcaaatagatgttatcttttattcttttaCTACTATTTTCTACCTGACTTCTTCGGcataatgtattttttcatattatatttatatgttttatatgaGTCATGAGTCGAGagtctaaaaaaaataacttctttaCTTTTCAAGAAAAGTATAAAGCTATATATTTGCATATAAAATTACCATCTCTAAATCTTATTTATATGATTAtactgaatatatatatatattattacatgaatcatctcattttatcttttttccttttcaaacgGACAGAATAATATTATTGactttttatttagttataaaAGGATACTTTGTGAaagtttaattataaaatttccaaCTTTATATGACAGCTGTAGAGATACGTTGGACATGTTACCTTCCTATCTGTTCGAACGttctttgaattatttttattattattactattgcCTTTCCAGTGAGACAAAAAGGAATTAATAATACAAgttggtataattttttttctcaaattcagtATTTGGAACTTAACTAATCAAAATTTACGTTGAAAAAAATCCATTTAGGAGTAAAACAATTCTTACTATAAAGCAATTGTATCGTAAAACTTGAATCAAGCCGTTAAAGTTCtgattaaatatgaaaaagtatttatagttCAACttaattgatacaaaatattaCTTGAGCATTTTGCGAGGATGATTCTCATCGTCCATTTGTCACTCTTTAGAGTGAAGaatatattttactaatttgaCTTTTTCTATAGATTATActttataataaacaaatatatattgaaatatCTTTTCTCCACACAAAAATTGCAAGAAACTATGAATAAATAATATTCGATCAGACTTATGATTAGATCCTTTTAGATTTATCGGCCGATCAACTCTAATTGCTTACATGAGCATAGAAAATTTATACTTGAATTACCATccttctttcattttatattgtCACTATAAAGTTTCAAATAATTTGGAATTACCAAAACATTTCATTTTCATCTATTAATTACAACATGGTTCAAATATTTGGAACTACCATATGATGTTTAGAATTTGGGGAAAACAATGACAAGTAATTCCTAAATATATTAATATCGACTAGATGAATTCTCATTTATTATGATCtttcatttaaaattatttcgaGCTAACATTATGACgaataaattatgatttttttttattttttttactatggTTGTTGTATAAATCCAGTTCAATAGGATAAATCTTCGATTTCATTATATGAAATTGAGTTGAGTGTTGGCCAGCCTAAGACTCTCATGTTCTGAAAATGAGAATAGTATAGAATATAGATGaagatgttgagatggatgtgtacCATATTAAGATAGATACAATTAGGAGTGAAGATGTTAATAATAATGATGCGGGTAGAGAGACTGAGATGGTTCAGACATGTGAAGAGCAAATGTGTAAATATTGCGGTAAGAAAATGTGAGAGGTTTGTCATATATAGTGGACTTAGAAAGGGATAGAGATGGATCAAAAAAGTTTTGAAGTGAGATGATTAGGTAAAATACGATATGACTTTAATTCACTAAATACTTGACCCTTAATAGTAGTGTGTGGTGATTGAGAATTAGGATCGAGTATCATTCTtgtaatattttattcttaaatttttatcactatttattatttcttcagccttaattatcttattatcttgtTGTTATTATCGCTTACCTCTTTTTCATCCTTGCTTTTAGCAGGAAATCTCTAGAAAATAAACGAGGAAATCATTcctctctaaaaataaaataaaaacgaaCCCCAAATCTTTATCTTTCTATCTAAGATATATACTCCCATAAAAGTAAAATTTGCGTATACACTATCAATTCTCTTTCCTCTCTACATACGCATTATATACTCTCCAGATCTCACTCGTGAGACAATTTCTTATAAGTCTACTTTCTCTTCATACAAGTTTCACCGACAATTCCAAcctaaatctttttttttaaattactttattctttttaaaaaataaatactccttatatagtaaaattaaaaCCTCAcccattttattaattttatattaaataaataatatataccATAATCAAATTCATAACTTCCCAAATTCCCAACTAGTAGTATTTCTTTATCTTCTCCAGCTCAGACACACAGTAGACACAGTCCATTTTTCTCTCTCAAAATCAACCAACAAGAAGATGAACAACATGTTTACCACTCCTTTGAACAAGAATTGaatcaagaaatcaaattaCCCCGAAAAATTCCTGTTTGGGGGTTTTGGGTTTacccaaaatcttcaaaaaatgAGCTCAAAAATGTTGTTTTTATTCACCATTTCTGTATCAATTTTCACTCTTTTCTTGCCGACAAACTCCGACATTGTTTCCGATCGAGCTACCCTTTTATCTATCCGATCTGCTCTTCGTGGACGTTCACTTTTATGGAATATTACAAGTCCGACTTGTTCATGGCCTGGTGTTATTTGTTCACCTGATAAATCTTCTGTTTTAGAGCTTCATCTACCTGGAATGGGACTTTTAGGCCAAATCCCACCTGGGCTTTTCTCAAATTTGACTAAATTGAACTTTCTTAGTCTCCGGTATAATGCACTTTCCGGTGTAATTCCGGCGGACTTGTTTACTTCACTTCATGATTTGCGTAACTTGTACCTTCAAAATAATCTATTTTCCGGTCCAATTCCTGATTCAATCTTCTCTCTTACCAATCTTGTCCGGCTTAATCTTGCTCATAACAATTTCTCCGGTTCAATACCGGAATCTTTCAACAATTTGACTAGTTTGGGTACACTTTACTTGCAGGGAAATGGGTTTTCGGGTCAGATACCGGATCTGAATTTACCTGCTATGGTTCAGTTCAATGTATCGAATAATCAGCTAAACGGGTCAATTCCTAGTAAACTTGCGGGTCAACCGAAGGATGCTTTTTTGGGTACTTCACTTTGTGGTAAGCCACTTGATTCATGTGAtggtagtagtagtagtagtattgGAGAAGGTAAAAAGAAGAAACTTTCTGGTGGAGCAATTGCTGGTATAGtaattggttgtgttgttggttTGCTTTTGCTTCTTTGTTTGCTGTTTTTCTGTTGTAGAAAAAGGggtaaaaaagaaacaagatcTGCTGATGTTGGTGCTGTTAGTAAGCAGGTTGAAGTTGAAATGCCTGAAGAAAGAGGGGTTGAGAGTAATGGTGGAAAAGATGGATTCTTGGGTAGTGCAATTGCAGCTATTGGTGTTGGAGGGGGTAATAAGGATAAAGGTAAAGCTGAGGCTGTTGTAAATGATGGAAAAAGTTTGGTGTTTTTTGGGAAAATGGCTAAAAATTTCAATTTGGATGATTTGTTGAAAGCTTCTGCTGAAGTTTTGGGAAAAGGGACATTTGGTACTGCTTATAAAGCTGCTTTGGAATCAGGGATTACATTAGTTGTGAAGAGATTGAGAGATGTTACTGTACCTGAGAAGGAGTTTAGAGAGAAAATTGAAGATGTTGGGAAAATGAATCATGAGAATTTGGTTCCTTTGAGAGCTTATTATTATAGCAGAGATGAGAAGCTTCTTGTTTATGATTACATCTCAATGGGAAGCCTTTCTGCACTTTTACATGGTGAGaaaaataacttcttttttCTGTCATTCTTTTTCATGTCATTATATTGCTGTTATGCTTTTCCTTGAATCGAGCGTCTATCGAATCATGTCATTATAGTGCTGTACTGTTGTTTACCATTTACATGATCTGCAAATTTTAGTTCTCTGATTGACACTTACTGCTGCTTTCTATATTGCCTAGACTCTTAAAATGTGGTACTTGTCGGATcctggatcctccaaaagtagtgtatatTTGGAGGATCGAAACATGAGTCCCAGTAACATCGACTGTTTTTGCTGATTTTATGAGGCTAGTAAGTTTGGATGATCATTTGTTTTCTTGGATCTTGTTATCTGTTACTGAACTGGCGCTGTTGTGTAAAAGTTGCTGCATTTGGCTGATGTGTTGTAGCTGCATTATTGTGCCCAATTGTGTTCAGCCac
Coding sequences within:
- the LOC125843827 gene encoding probable inactive receptor kinase At1g48480; this encodes MSSKMLFLFTISVSIFTLFLPTNSDIVSDRATLLSIRSALRGRSLLWNITSPTCSWPGVICSPDKSSVLELHLPGMGLLGQIPPGLFSNLTKLNFLSLRYNALSGVIPADLFTSLHDLRNLYLQNNLFSGPIPDSIFSLTNLVRLNLAHNNFSGSIPESFNNLTSLGTLYLQGNGFSGQIPDLNLPAMVQFNVSNNQLNGSIPSKLAGQPKDAFLGTSLCGKPLDSCDGSSSSSIGEGKKKKLSGGAIAGIVIGCVVGLLLLLCLLFFCCRKRGKKETRSADVGAVSKQVEVEMPEERGVESNGGKDGFLGSAIAAIGVGGGNKDKGKAEAVVNDGKSLVFFGKMAKNFNLDDLLKASAEVLGKGTFGTAYKAALESGITLVVKRLRDVTVPEKEFREKIEDVGKMNHENLVPLRAYYYSRDEKLLVYDYISMGSLSALLHGNKGAGRTPLNWETRAGIALGAAHGIAYLHAQGPSVSHGNIKSSNILLTKSYEARVSDFGLAQLVGPSSTPNRVAGYRAPEVTDPRKVSQKADVYSFGVLLLELLTGKAPTHSIMNEEGVDLPRWVQSVVREEWTAEVFDLELLRYQNVEEDMVQLLQVAVDCTAQYPDRRPSMAEVTSRVEELCRMDSGGGDIIDNDAEVQTA